Proteins co-encoded in one Prescottella sp. R16 genomic window:
- a CDS encoding flavin reductase family protein — protein MDSRRLRNIFGQFASGVTVITCGKEDGTPHGATVTAFTAVSLEPRLCQVTLTRTSKACTFLSGAPFAVNILAADQTDVALHFAGRPQSPGPVWEQGPTAPVLAGSAATLSCVPWREYDGGDHVIFIGEIVDAQCRDTDPLLFYRSTFHDLGAPSGSAAWNGSMDDPHRGWFDAGTAFTPLHLSGATN, from the coding sequence ATGGACTCGCGTCGGCTGCGAAACATATTCGGGCAGTTCGCAAGTGGAGTCACCGTCATCACCTGCGGTAAGGAGGACGGCACCCCGCACGGCGCGACGGTGACGGCGTTCACCGCGGTCTCGCTCGAACCGCGACTGTGCCAGGTGACCCTGACCCGTACCTCGAAGGCCTGCACGTTCCTGTCCGGCGCACCGTTCGCGGTGAACATCCTCGCCGCCGACCAGACCGACGTCGCACTGCACTTCGCCGGCCGGCCGCAGTCCCCCGGGCCGGTGTGGGAGCAGGGCCCCACCGCCCCGGTGCTCGCCGGCAGCGCCGCCACCCTGTCGTGCGTGCCTTGGCGCGAGTACGACGGCGGCGACCACGTGATCTTCATCGGCGAGATCGTCGATGCACAGTGTCGCGACACCGACCCCCTGCTCTTCTACCGCAGCACCTTCCACGACCTCGGAGCACCCAGCGGTAGCGCCGCCTGGAACGGGTCCATGGACGACCCCCACCGCGGCTGGTTCGACGCCGGCACCGCCTTCACCCCGCTGCACCTCTCCGGTGCA
- a CDS encoding AraC family transcriptional regulator, which translates to MSTGVAVGPDDWGEAENAVSAAYFAHELTPLTAGSEPRLNVRATQIGALRLTRIGWGADVSVDTRHPGAYAVNIPLSGRIESVSGGHDVISGPGKASVFRPDTGAVITRWTADCEIVGVKVDKDYLHRELARILGRPDRRLPDQVDLTTAAGQNWMGLLRSIVEQVRGSEGLWQTPVVAQQLSGAITSAFVLAAMPDDTAVAPRPRIVKRVLDRIDADPALAWTASDMAEAAGVSVRRLQEGFREYLGMCPRDYLLDVRLARVHDDLVAGDPSSTSVTDIAVRWGITHTGRFAAAYRRRYGVAPSATLRS; encoded by the coding sequence ATGTCGACAGGCGTGGCCGTCGGCCCGGATGATTGGGGCGAGGCTGAGAATGCGGTGTCCGCTGCGTATTTTGCGCACGAGCTGACGCCGCTCACCGCCGGATCGGAGCCGCGGCTGAACGTACGGGCGACGCAGATCGGTGCACTGCGGCTGACGAGGATCGGTTGGGGCGCCGATGTTTCCGTGGACACGCGACATCCGGGTGCGTACGCGGTCAACATTCCGCTGTCGGGCCGGATCGAATCCGTCAGCGGTGGCCACGACGTGATCTCCGGGCCGGGGAAGGCGTCCGTCTTCCGTCCGGACACCGGGGCCGTGATCACCCGGTGGACCGCGGACTGCGAGATCGTCGGCGTCAAGGTCGACAAGGATTACCTGCATCGCGAGCTCGCGCGGATACTGGGCCGGCCGGATCGGCGGCTACCGGATCAGGTGGACCTGACGACCGCCGCCGGACAGAACTGGATGGGTCTGCTGCGGTCGATCGTCGAACAGGTGCGCGGCAGCGAAGGGCTGTGGCAGACCCCGGTCGTCGCACAGCAACTGTCGGGGGCCATCACCAGCGCCTTCGTCTTGGCGGCGATGCCCGACGACACCGCCGTCGCGCCGCGGCCGCGGATCGTGAAGCGGGTGCTCGACCGGATCGACGCCGATCCGGCGCTGGCGTGGACCGCGAGCGACATGGCCGAGGCTGCCGGCGTGAGCGTCCGGCGGCTGCAGGAAGGATTCCGCGAGTATCTCGGGATGTGCCCCCGGGACTATCTACTGGACGTGCGTCTCGCACGGGTCCACGACGATCTGGTGGCGGGCGATCCGTCGAGTACGTCGGTGACCGATATCGCCGTGCGCTGGGGAATCACCCACACCGGTAGGTTCGCGGCCGCCTATCGGCGCAGGTACGGGGTTGCACCCTCGGCGACGCTGCGCTCCTGA
- a CDS encoding IclR family transcriptional regulator C-terminal domain-containing protein: protein MSNEDRDFIQSIERGFAVLLAFDEQHPTPSLAELATKTDLSRPAVRRILLTLQKLGYVAANGSRWSLTPRVLSIGQHYSASHALVEAAMPRLVQLSERTGESASLGVLDGVDVVYAARVPVRRIMSINVSVGTRVPAYATSMGRALLAWAPTETVDRVIAGSRFEKLATSTIASPESLRAELDRVHTQGYALTAAELEEGLISLAAPVRDASGDVVGALACSTSSGRNTPEEFRASAAANVIETAEALSTDLGFRRH from the coding sequence ATGTCGAACGAAGACCGGGATTTCATCCAGAGCATCGAACGGGGTTTCGCCGTCCTGCTCGCCTTCGACGAACAGCACCCCACCCCGTCGCTGGCCGAACTCGCCACCAAGACCGATCTGTCCCGCCCGGCGGTGCGCCGTATCCTGCTCACGCTGCAGAAACTCGGCTACGTCGCCGCGAACGGCAGCCGATGGTCGCTCACCCCGCGCGTACTCAGCATCGGCCAGCACTACTCCGCATCCCACGCCCTCGTCGAAGCCGCGATGCCCCGGCTCGTCCAATTGTCCGAGCGCACCGGCGAATCCGCGTCGCTCGGCGTACTCGACGGCGTCGACGTGGTGTACGCGGCCCGGGTTCCGGTGCGCCGGATCATGAGCATCAACGTCTCGGTCGGCACCCGGGTTCCGGCCTATGCGACGTCGATGGGCCGCGCACTGCTCGCGTGGGCACCGACCGAGACCGTCGACCGGGTGATCGCCGGATCCCGGTTCGAGAAGCTCGCGACGTCGACGATCGCCTCACCGGAATCGTTGCGAGCCGAACTGGACCGAGTCCACACGCAGGGCTACGCGCTGACCGCCGCCGAACTCGAAGAGGGCCTGATCTCCCTGGCCGCACCGGTCCGCGACGCGAGCGGCGACGTCGTCGGCGCCCTCGCCTGCTCCACATCCTCCGGCCGCAACACCCCCGAGGAGTTCCGGGCGTCCGCGGCGGCGAACGTGATCGAGACCGCCGAGGCCCTCAGTACGGACCTGGGCTTCCGCCGGCACTGA
- the catA gene encoding catechol 1,2-dioxygenase: MTSTETATAHASGNAATDKFKSDRVSADTSPERASAIYRDVLKAFADVIHKHEVTYDEYRVLKQWVIDVGEYGEWPLWLDVFVEHEIEDVNYSRNALAGTKGSIEGPYYVANSPTLPSKCTMPMRDKDRDATPLVFSGQVTDLEGNGLAGATVELWHADEDGLYSQFAPNLPEWNLRGTIVCDDEGRYEITTLQPAPYQIPHDGPTGWFIESYGGHPWRPAHLHLMVKAPGKLPITTQLYFAGGQWVENDVATAVKPELVLDPKTGDDGRNYVTYNFALDPEA, from the coding sequence ATGACCAGTACCGAAACGGCGACCGCACACGCCTCGGGCAATGCCGCCACCGACAAGTTCAAGTCCGACCGTGTGTCGGCCGACACCTCCCCGGAGCGTGCGTCCGCGATCTACCGGGACGTGTTGAAGGCGTTCGCAGACGTCATCCACAAGCACGAGGTGACCTACGACGAGTACCGCGTGCTCAAGCAGTGGGTCATCGACGTGGGCGAGTACGGCGAGTGGCCGCTGTGGCTGGACGTGTTCGTCGAGCACGAGATCGAGGACGTCAACTACAGTCGCAACGCGCTCGCCGGCACCAAGGGCAGCATCGAGGGCCCGTACTACGTCGCGAATTCGCCGACGCTGCCGTCGAAGTGCACCATGCCGATGCGGGACAAGGACCGGGACGCCACCCCACTCGTGTTCTCCGGTCAGGTGACCGACCTCGAGGGCAACGGTCTCGCCGGTGCCACCGTCGAACTGTGGCACGCCGACGAGGACGGCCTCTACTCGCAGTTCGCGCCGAATCTGCCGGAGTGGAACCTGCGCGGCACCATCGTCTGTGACGACGAGGGCCGCTACGAGATCACCACGCTGCAGCCCGCGCCGTACCAGATTCCGCACGACGGCCCGACCGGCTGGTTCATCGAGTCCTACGGGGGACACCCGTGGCGTCCGGCGCACCTGCACCTGATGGTCAAGGCGCCGGGCAAGCTCCCGATCACCACCCAGCTGTACTTCGCCGGCGGGCAGTGGGTCGAGAACGACGTCGCCACCGCCGTCAAGCCGGAACTGGTCCTGGATCCGAAGACCGGGGACGACGGCCGGAACTACGTGACCTACAACTTCGCCCTCGACCCCGAGGCCTGA
- a CDS encoding muconate/chloromuconate family cycloisomerase, which translates to MSDPDLAIVSIETTILDVPLIRPHKFATTTSEVQPILLVAITTAGGVTGHGEGVVPGGPWWGGESVETMKAIVDNYVTPYILGRGVDEITGILVDLERIVANARFAKAAVDVALHDAYARHLGVGVHILLGGAFRTGVDVRWALGAAPVEEVLDEIEEKIEARLNFAFKLKMGALDPAVDTERVVSIAEALDGRAGVSIDVNARWDRFTALRYVPELVDGGVELVEQPTPAEQIEVLAEINRLVGASVMADESVQTPHDAFRIATLGAADVLALKTTKCGGLQRSKQVVAVAKAAGLRCHGATSIEGPIGTAASVHFACSEPGIDYGTELFGPQLFAVELLQTPLDYSEGQVHLPTGLGLGVELDMDVVKHLARN; encoded by the coding sequence ATGTCCGACCCTGATCTCGCGATCGTCTCCATCGAGACGACCATCCTCGACGTACCCCTGATACGTCCGCACAAGTTCGCCACCACGACGAGCGAGGTGCAGCCGATCCTGCTCGTCGCGATCACGACGGCCGGCGGTGTCACCGGTCACGGCGAGGGCGTCGTCCCCGGCGGCCCCTGGTGGGGAGGTGAGTCCGTCGAGACGATGAAGGCGATCGTCGACAACTACGTCACTCCCTACATCCTCGGGCGCGGTGTCGACGAGATCACCGGGATCCTGGTCGATCTCGAACGCATCGTCGCGAACGCACGTTTCGCGAAGGCCGCGGTCGACGTGGCCCTGCACGACGCGTACGCACGGCACCTCGGCGTCGGCGTGCACATCCTGCTCGGTGGGGCCTTCCGCACGGGCGTCGACGTGCGCTGGGCGCTCGGTGCGGCCCCGGTCGAGGAGGTTCTCGACGAGATCGAGGAGAAGATCGAGGCGCGGTTGAACTTCGCCTTCAAGCTCAAGATGGGGGCACTCGACCCGGCCGTCGACACCGAGCGGGTGGTGTCGATCGCAGAGGCCCTCGACGGTCGGGCCGGGGTGAGTATCGACGTCAATGCTCGCTGGGATCGGTTCACCGCCCTGCGCTACGTCCCCGAACTCGTCGACGGGGGAGTCGAACTCGTCGAGCAGCCCACTCCGGCCGAGCAGATCGAGGTACTCGCCGAGATCAACCGTCTCGTCGGTGCGTCGGTGATGGCGGACGAATCCGTGCAGACCCCGCACGACGCCTTCCGGATCGCGACCCTCGGGGCAGCCGACGTTCTCGCGCTCAAGACCACCAAATGCGGTGGGCTGCAACGCAGCAAGCAAGTCGTGGCCGTGGCGAAGGCGGCCGGCCTGCGCTGCCACGGTGCGACGTCCATCGAGGGGCCGATCGGTACCGCTGCGTCCGTGCACTTCGCGTGTTCCGAACCGGGAATCGACTACGGCACCGAACTTTTCGGCCCGCAACTGTTCGCGGTGGAACTGCTGCAGACACCGCTCGACTACTCCGAGGGGCAGGTGCACCTGCCCACCGGCCTCGGCTTGGGCGTCGAACTCGACATGGACGTCGTCAAGCACCTGGCCCGGAACTGA
- the catC gene encoding muconolactone Delta-isomerase, with protein MPLFHVRMDVDIPRDLDPQVRDDTLAREKAYSQDLQRQGKWVHLWRIVGKYSNISIFDVESADELHEILWNLPLFPYMTIDVVPLTGHASSIR; from the coding sequence ATGCCGCTCTTCCACGTCCGCATGGACGTCGACATTCCCCGTGACCTCGACCCGCAGGTCCGCGACGACACCCTCGCCCGCGAGAAGGCGTACTCCCAGGATCTGCAACGGCAGGGAAAGTGGGTGCACCTGTGGAGGATCGTCGGAAAGTACAGCAACATCAGTATCTTCGACGTCGAATCGGCCGACGAACTCCACGAGATCCTGTGGAACCTCCCGCTGTTCCCGTACATGACGATCGACGTCGTCCCCCTGACCGGGCACGCGAGCTCGATCCGCTAG
- a CDS encoding biotin-dependent carboxyltransferase family protein, protein MVWLEIVRAGARTTVQDRGRSGHAALGVGGSGAADVVSHDAANRLVGNTPDAATLEVTLGGLRFRVHGPTAVAVTGASVPVTVDGTPRPRYSTLHLSDGDEVTLGMSDTGLRTYLAVRGGIDVPAVLGSRATDTLSGIGPDPVRDGDRLPVGTRHDDLPAEDLIPPPAPAADPVELRIRMGPRDDWFTPASRAALAEHTWTVTADTDRVGARLHGPGPLHRARRGELPSEGMSTGALQVPPDGMPVLFLADHPVTGGYPVIATVVSDDVPVAAQLRPGHRVRFRRLL, encoded by the coding sequence ATGGTATGGCTCGAGATCGTCCGTGCCGGTGCCCGCACCACCGTCCAGGACCGCGGACGGTCCGGGCACGCGGCGCTCGGGGTCGGCGGATCCGGTGCCGCAGACGTCGTCTCCCACGACGCCGCGAACCGGCTCGTCGGCAACACCCCGGACGCCGCGACCCTCGAAGTGACCTTGGGCGGACTGCGATTCCGCGTGCACGGGCCGACGGCCGTCGCGGTCACCGGGGCATCCGTCCCGGTGACGGTCGACGGCACACCCCGCCCCCGCTATTCGACGCTGCACCTGAGCGACGGCGACGAGGTGACGCTCGGCATGTCCGACACCGGCCTGCGCACCTATCTCGCGGTCCGCGGCGGCATCGACGTCCCCGCCGTTCTCGGCAGCCGCGCCACCGACACCCTCTCCGGGATCGGGCCGGACCCGGTCCGGGACGGTGACCGGCTACCGGTCGGCACGCGGCACGACGACCTGCCGGCCGAGGATCTCATCCCGCCACCGGCCCCCGCCGCCGATCCGGTGGAGCTGCGGATCCGGATGGGGCCGCGTGACGACTGGTTCACCCCGGCGTCCCGCGCGGCGCTCGCGGAGCACACCTGGACCGTCACCGCCGACACCGACCGCGTCGGCGCCCGTCTGCACGGTCCCGGACCGCTGCACCGGGCCCGCCGCGGCGAACTGCCGAGCGAGGGCATGAGCACCGGCGCACTGCAGGTACCACCGGACGGGATGCCGGTGTTGTTCCTCGCCGATCACCCCGTGACGGGCGGCTACCCGGTGATCGCGACGGTCGTGAGCGACGATGTCCCGGTCGCGGCACAGCTGCGACCGGGACATCGGGTTCGGTTCCGCCGCCTTCTCTAG
- a CDS encoding ZIP family metal transporter — MVTAALYGVGTALPLLIGAWVGLRFDLPRPVLAALMAFGAGTMVAAVSSELFAPAFATEGVWIAGTALLAGALVYVVADHFIENKLGPAALGWALMLGSLLDGIPENTALGVSLVEGGGVVLLVAVAVGNIPESVAGAASMRSQPGFDSRRAFRVWAITAAVLVLVVVAANAVSDNISDGSIAVVQAFAGGATIAVLADSLMPEAYREGGWWVGLSTALGFLVAFALGA, encoded by the coding sequence ATGGTGACCGCTGCACTGTACGGGGTGGGGACGGCGCTGCCGTTGCTGATCGGCGCGTGGGTGGGGTTGCGTTTCGACCTGCCCCGGCCGGTGCTCGCGGCGCTCATGGCGTTCGGTGCGGGCACGATGGTGGCCGCGGTGTCCTCGGAACTGTTCGCGCCCGCGTTCGCGACCGAGGGCGTCTGGATTGCGGGGACCGCGCTGCTCGCGGGCGCACTCGTGTACGTGGTCGCCGATCATTTCATCGAGAACAAGCTCGGCCCGGCCGCTCTCGGCTGGGCACTGATGCTCGGATCCCTGCTCGACGGTATCCCCGAGAACACCGCACTGGGCGTCTCGCTCGTCGAGGGCGGGGGTGTGGTGCTGCTGGTGGCCGTCGCGGTCGGCAACATCCCCGAGTCGGTGGCGGGTGCCGCGTCGATGCGGAGTCAGCCGGGCTTCGATTCCCGTCGCGCGTTCCGGGTGTGGGCGATCACCGCCGCCGTGCTGGTACTGGTCGTCGTGGCGGCGAATGCCGTCTCCGACAACATCTCCGATGGCAGCATCGCCGTCGTCCAGGCGTTCGCCGGCGGCGCGACGATCGCGGTACTCGCCGATTCGCTCATGCCGGAGGCGTACCGCGAGGGCGGGTGGTGGGTGGGGCTGTCGACCGCGCTCGGTTTCCTCGTGGCGTTCGCGCTCGGTGCCTGA
- a CDS encoding allophanate hydrolase subunit 1, producing the protein MRLLDMGDRALLVEFDDLASTLAHYRGLAAQPHPAVTDLVPAARTVLVQFRGTRRDAVAAWVRATAPLTADELPPADPVTVPVRYDGPDLDEVGELTGLGADGVVAAHTGQVWTVAFAGFSPGFGYLVAADDTLHVPRRATPRTRVPAGAVGLAGEFSGIYPRPSPGGWQLIGTTTEPMWDVDRDPPALLQPGVTVTFVAV; encoded by the coding sequence ATGCGCCTCCTCGACATGGGCGACCGGGCACTGCTCGTCGAATTCGACGATCTGGCGTCGACCCTCGCGCACTATCGGGGGCTCGCCGCGCAGCCGCACCCCGCCGTCACCGACCTGGTGCCCGCGGCCCGCACCGTCCTCGTACAGTTCCGCGGCACCCGCCGGGACGCCGTCGCGGCGTGGGTGCGCGCCACCGCACCACTCACCGCGGACGAACTCCCACCGGCCGACCCCGTCACCGTTCCCGTCCGCTACGACGGTCCGGACCTCGACGAGGTCGGCGAACTCACCGGGCTCGGCGCCGACGGGGTGGTCGCCGCCCACACCGGGCAGGTGTGGACCGTCGCGTTCGCCGGATTCAGCCCCGGCTTCGGCTATCTCGTCGCCGCCGACGACACCCTGCACGTGCCCCGGCGCGCGACCCCCCGCACCCGCGTCCCGGCCGGCGCCGTCGGCCTCGCCGGCGAGTTCTCCGGAATCTATCCGCGCCCCTCCCCCGGCGGCTGGCAACTGATCGGCACCACCACCGAACCGATGTGGGACGTCGACCGCGACCCGCCCGCACTGCTGCAACCGGGAGTCACCGTCACGTTCGTCGCCGTCTGA
- a CDS encoding LamB/YcsF family protein — protein sequence MTVIDLNSDLGESFGAWTLGDDAAMLDLVTSANVACGYHAGDPSTLLRTCRDAAARGVRIGAQVGYRDLAGFGRRFVDVAPADLTAEVIYQIGALDALARAAGSGVVYVKPHGALYNAIVHHRAQARAVVDAVRAVDPSLPVLGLPGSVFLEEARAAGLRTVVEAFADRAYTPDGTLVPRTQPGAVVHDPDVVAARVLRLVTTGTIEAVDGSVITAAADTICVHGDTPAAVAMAAAIRNLLDANRIPVEPFV from the coding sequence GTGACGGTGATCGATCTCAACAGCGACCTCGGTGAAAGTTTCGGCGCCTGGACCCTCGGCGACGATGCCGCGATGCTCGACCTCGTCACGAGCGCGAACGTCGCCTGCGGCTACCACGCCGGGGATCCGTCGACGCTGCTGCGCACGTGCCGGGACGCCGCCGCCCGCGGCGTCCGGATCGGCGCACAGGTCGGCTACCGGGACCTCGCCGGATTCGGACGCAGGTTCGTCGACGTCGCCCCCGCCGATCTGACCGCCGAGGTGATCTACCAGATCGGCGCGCTCGACGCCCTGGCCCGCGCCGCCGGTTCCGGCGTCGTGTACGTCAAACCGCACGGCGCGCTGTACAACGCGATCGTGCACCACCGAGCGCAGGCCCGGGCCGTCGTCGACGCCGTCCGCGCCGTCGACCCGTCCCTGCCCGTCCTCGGACTGCCCGGATCGGTGTTCCTCGAGGAGGCGCGTGCAGCGGGGCTGCGGACCGTCGTCGAAGCGTTCGCGGACCGCGCCTACACCCCCGACGGCACCCTCGTACCGCGCACACAGCCGGGAGCCGTCGTCCACGATCCCGACGTCGTCGCCGCACGGGTCCTGCGGCTCGTGACGACCGGCACGATCGAGGCCGTCGACGGCAGCGTGATCACCGCGGCCGCCGACACGATCTGCGTGCACGGCGACACCCCCGCCGCCGTCGCGATGGCCGCTGCGATCCGGAACCTGCTCGACGCCAACCGGATCCCTGTGGAACCGTTCGTGTGA